The following are encoded together in the Capsicum annuum cultivar UCD-10X-F1 unplaced genomic scaffold, UCD10Xv1.1 ctg81560, whole genome shotgun sequence genome:
- the LOC124895360 gene encoding zinc finger CCCH domain-containing protein 44-like isoform X1, with protein sequence MEDAAASSVEQQLVGVAVAVVSAGNSNGIGFSEKTKRGRPPRVAVSNAPQLKRHREGEEGEDVCFICFDGGSLVLCDRKGCPKAYHPACIKRDEAFFRSKAKWNCGWHVCSVCQKASHYMCYTCTYSLCKGCTKNADFLCVRRNKGFCSTCMRIIMLIENIDQGIQEMVQVDFDDKSSWEYLFKVYWMYLKEKLSLTQNELIQAKSPWKGSDSVHAKRQRVSHPVAFDGKGIVKSFDHLELKKPKQLLEPPCKAPPITEIQTIAEAEILNGTGCSPQLEQTQPIELDLRRKDSLKKEEASTAVGPSLNGRMEWASKELLEFVAHMKNGDTSALSHFEVQALLLEYIKRNNLRDTHQKSQIICDSRLQSLFGKHRAGHIEMLKLLEFHFLIKEDSQSSTFIPAGIVGNVTSHVEDGVNNDTSFLMNKTKKRKSRRHPEKNFVQVNLDEYAAIDAHNINLIYLRRDLMESLIEDMEKFQSRVIGSVVRIRISGNNQKQDMYRLVHVVGTSKAFVPYKIGDKAADVLLKVLNLNKKEIVPIDSISNQDFSEDECRRLRQIIKCGLVKRLTIGEIQKKAMELRAVKLKDSLEEEIQRLNNLRERASEKGRKKELRECVEKLELLKTPEEHQRRLLAIPEVHADPKMDPNYETDEDAGESDDKKQVEHGGPKYARFSRREDKHMSSWKKDKEGSIMVLSKVSEKREAHGNIMKKLGNQGTECQVVDRSASETSITSLSTVNSTSTKNSDTDKLWHYRDPSGKIQGPFSVTQLKKWNTSGLFPLDMRIWTNDEHDDSVLLTNALKGLFHKAPQVHGEISHQSKKLGAASVNSSVGWCATATGIGRECGGREVPWHLRIRNNHSNGNTETAKMDGLSSSSPQCLDLNNSYSDKPHASSPEPSSSHGNVHRAPLHGKKCPKTVDFHYSTGHMVRDSSGSPISQISDGFSHSMQSHRQRHLGQSSGQNWGSSNSNRTSVKVKSGSSFASVTKSIDSFEQGITTYPDLPSPTPKTSYDDVEAQAAEELLSLSSIVPVCASNIQDLPSPKPELEDEAPVGQAAANKDSLTSSFPVQDSGPVPVCASNIQDLPSPTPELEDEAPVGQAASNKDSLTSSFLVQDSGPVPVCASNIQDLPSAKPELEDEAPVRQAASNKDSSTSSFPVQDSGPSWSSASSLVIDGPQLPELASGLGGYSPAAKPSVDSDLFSDSALKPAEAVGDHVDTPTSDANQLNHNSSCHQISNFSDWRALFGEPIEFSILDEESVSDLLAEVDAMESQTQSGMGSPTSAMRCGEETISVFKSDFFSFLEELSPTLDPAKNDALSSTEDMQLPCQSSLTDELAGASQAEAFDPLKRSSRTSSSCNERETKSADVCFSQGEAGSNVPTPSTTRKTEVSVISYSTGLEAITTDYCAAPANMICSRLVQGFTDVNQGSSMVTACGRSNVNTSPFTGNPLPESQCIYSGERSGGPGDGVIPVGDLGFGRDGSSWCRQTFGGRAYSGPPPNGQRVCKFYESGHCKKGASCDYFHL encoded by the exons ATGGAGGACGCCGCAGCATCGTCAGTAGAACAGCAGCTGGTCGGAGTTGCCGTAGCCGTGGTGTCTGCTGGGAATTCTAACGGGATCGGCTTTTCTGAGAAGACGAAGCGTGGAAGGCCGCCACGTGTAGCAGTATCGAATGCTCCGCAACTGAAGAGACATCGCGAGGGGGAGGAAGGGGAAGATGTTTGCTTTATTTGTTTCGATGGTGGTTCGCTTGTCCTATGCGATCGCAA GGGGTGTCCGAAGGCATATCATCCAGCTTGTATTAAGCGGGATGAGGCATTTTTCCGCTCCAAAGCTAAATGGAACTGCG GTTGGCATGTTTGTAGTGTATGTCAAAAGGCTTCCCACTATATGTGCTATACTTGTACATATTCACTGTGCAAAGGATGTACAAAAAATGCTGATTTCTTATGTGTTCGAAGAAACAAAGGCTTTTGCTCAACATGCATGAGAATTATCATGCTGATTGAGAATATAGACCAAGGAATCCAGGAGATG GTTCAAGTAGATTTTGATGACAAGAGTAGCTGGGAGTATCTCTTCAAGGTATATTGGATgtacttaaaagaaaaattatcattAACACAAAATGAACTTATTCAAGCTAAAAGTCCCTGGAAAGGATCAGATTCAGTACATGCTAAGCGACAGCGGGTATCTCATCCTGTTGCATTTGATGGCAAAGGTATTGTGAAGTCTTTTGACCATTTGGAGCTGAAAAAACCCAAACAATTGCTGGAGCCACCTTGCAAGGCTCCTCCAATCACTGAAATCCAAACAATTGCTGAGGCTGAAATTTTAAATGGTACTGGTTGTTCTCCACAGTTGGAGCAAACACAGCCCATAGAGCTAGATTTACGGAGGAAAGATTCTTTAAAGAAAGAAGAAGCAAGTACTGCTGTGGGGCCATCATTGAATGGACGCATGGAATGGGCATCCAAAGAGCTTTTGGAGTTTGTTGCACACATGAAGAATGGTGATACTTCTGCTTTATCACATTTTGAGGTCCAGGCTTTATTACTAGAGTACATAAAGAGAAACAATCTTCGAGATACTCATCAGAAAAGTCAAATAATTTGTGATTCGAGGCTCCAAAGTCTTTTCGGAAAACATCGTGCTGGCCACATAGAAATGCTAAAGCTTCTTGAGTTTCACTTTCTGATAAAGGAGGATTCACAGAGTAGTACATTTATACCAGCTGGAATTGTTGGAAATGTTACTAGTCATGTGGAGGATGGCGTTAACAATGATACCTCATTCTTGATGAATAAAACTAAGAAACGTAAATCACGGAGACACCCCGAAAAAAATTTCGTGCAGGTCAATCTAGATGAGTATGCAGCAATTGATGCTCATAACATCAATCTCATATATTTGCGCCGTGATTTGATGGAGAGTCTTATTGAAGATATGGAGAAGTTCCAAAGCAGAGTTATTGGTTCAGTTGTCCGGATAAGAATATCTGGTAACAATCAGAAGCAGGATATGTACAGGCTTGTCCATGTCGTAG GTACAAGCAAGGCATTTGTTCCATATAAGATTGGGGATAAGGCTGCTGATGTACTGCTTAAAGTATTAAACTTAAACAAGAAAGAGATTGTTCCTATTGATTCTATTTCAAATCAAGATTTCTCTGAG GATGAATGCAGAAGATTACGTCAGATCATAAAATGTGGGCTTGTAAAGCGGTTGACAATA ggTGAGATACAGAAGAAAGCAATGGAACTCCGTGCTGTAAAACTCAAAGAT TCTCTGGAAGAGGAGATACAACGACTCAACAATCTTCGTGAAAGAGCAAGTGAAAAAGGGCGCAAGAAAGA GCTCAGAGAATGTGTAGAGAAGCTAGAGCTTCTGAAGACGCCTGAAGAACATCAGCGGAGGCTACTTGCAATTCCAGAAGTGCATGCTGATCCAAAGATGGATCCTAATTATGAAACAGACGAAGATGCTGGAGAATCGGACGACAAAAAACAAG TTGAACATGGGGGGCCAAAATACGCTAGATTTAGTAGAAGGGAAGACAAGCATATGTCTTCATGGAAGAAAG ATAAAGAGGGATCTATCATGGTTCTATCTAAAGTGAGTGAAAAAAGAGAGGCTCATGGAAATATTATGAAGAAGCTAGGGAATCAAGGTACTGAATGTCAGGTTGTGGATAGGTCTGCATCTGAAACTTCAATTACAAGCTTATCTACAGTGAACTCAACATCCACTAAAAATAGTGATACAGACAAGCTTTGGCATTACCGTGACCCTAGTGGTAAAATACAAGGACCATTTTCAGTGACACAGTTGAAGAAATGGAATACGTCGGGGCTTTTCCCACTTGATATGAGGATATGGACAAATGATGAGCATGACGACTCAGTACTTTTAACTAATGCACTAAAAGGGCTGTTCCATAAAGCCCCTCAGGTGCATGGTGAGATTTCACACCAGTCTAAGAAGCTTGGTGCTGCTTCTGTTAACAGTAGCGTTGGGTGGTGTGCAACTGCAACTGGAATAGGGAGAGAATGTGGAGGGAGGGAGGTACCTTGGCACCTCCGTATCAGAAATAACCATTCTAATGGTAACACTGAGACTGCGAAAATGGATGGGTTGTCCTCGTCTTCTCCACAATGTTTGGACTTGAATAATTCTTATTCTGACAAACCCCATGCATCCAGCCCAGAACCTTCATCCAGTCATGGAAATGTGCACAGAGCTCCTCTGCATGGGAAAAAATGCCCTAAAACTGTTGATTTTCACTACAGTACAGGTCATATGGTTCGGGACTCAAGTGGAAGCCCAATATCTCAGATATCTGATGGCTTTAGCCATAGTATGCAATCTCACCGTCAGAGGCATTTAGGGCAGTCTTCCGGACAGAACTGGGGATCCTCAAACAGTAATAGAACTTCAGTTAAAGTAAAATCTGGATCTAGTTTTGCATCAGTAACTAAGTCAATTGATTCATTTGAACAAGGTATCACGACTTATCCAGATCTCCCCAGCCCAACTCCAAAAACTAGCTATGACGATGTTGAAGCTCAGGCTGCTGAAGAGCTACTTTCTTTGAGTTCGATTGTTCCAGTTTGTGCTTCAAATATCCAGGATTTGCCAAGTCCTAAACCAGAATTGGAAGACGAAGCTCCAGTTGGGCAGGCTGCAGCAAACAAAGATTCTTTAACTTCTAGTTTTCCTGTTCAGGATTCAGGCCCTGTTCCAGTTTGTGCTTCAAATATCCAGGATTTGCCCAGTCCTACACCAGAGTTGGAAGACGAAGCTCCTGTTGGGCAGGCTGCATCAAACAAAGATTCTTTAACTTCTAGTTTTCTTGTTCAGGATTCAGGCCCTGTTCCAGTTTGTGCTTCAAATATCCAGGATTTGCCAAGTGCTAAACCAGAATTGGAAGACGAAGCTCCAGTTAGGCAGGCTGCATCAAACAAAGATTCCTCAACTTCTAGTTTTCCTGTTCAGGATTCAGGCCCTAGTTGGAGCAGTGCTTCTAGTCTAGTGATTGATGGCCCCCAACTTCCTGAATTAGCTAGTGGATTGGGTGGATATTCACCAGCTGCAAAACCATCTGTGGACTCTGATCTTTTCTCTGATTCTGCACTGAAACCAGCTGAAGCAGTGGGTGATCATGTCGACACACCTACTTCAGATGCCAACCAACTCAATCATAATTCCTCATGTCATCAAATCTCAAACTTTTCTGATTGGCGAGCACTCTTTGGTGAGCCAATAGAGTTCAGCATTTTAGATGAGGAATCAGTATCAGACCTATTAGCTGAAGTTGATGCAATGGAATCTCAAACTCAAAGTGGTATGGGTTCACCAACCTCAGCCATGAGGTGCGGTGAGGAGACAATATCTGTGTTTAAAAGTGACTTTTTCAGCTTTCTTGAGGAGCTTAGTCCCACACTTGATCCTGCAAAAAATGATGCTCTGAGCTCCACTGAAGATATGCAGTTACCTTGTCAATCCTCTCTGACAGATGAACTAGCGGGGGCATCACAGGCCGAAGCTTTTGATCCTTTAAAGAGGTCTAGCAGGACTTCATCTTCTTGCAATGAGAGAGAAACAAAGTCAGCTGATGTTTGCTTTTCCCAGGGTGAAGCTGGGTCCAATGTACCTACACCCTCTACCACGAGGAAAACTGAAGTTTCAGTCATCAGCTATAGTACAGGTCTGGAAGCTATAACCACCGACTATTGTGCAGCACCTGCAAACATGATTTGCAGTAGACTGGTTCAGGGATTCACAGATGTTAATCAAGGTAGCAGCATGGTGACTGCATGTGGACGTTCAAACGTGAATACCTCCCCTTTCACTGGGAATCCATTGCCTGAAAGCCAGTGTATATACTCAGGAGAGAGGTCTGGTGGTCCAGGAGATGGGGTTATTCCAGTAGGGGACTTGGGATTTGGAAGGGATGGGTCATCGTGGTGCAGACAGACATTTGGTGGCAGGGCATACTCTGGGCCTCCTCCAAATGGACAACGTGTTTGCAAGTTTTATGAGAGTGGGCATTGCAAGAAGGGGGCGTCGTGCGACTATTTTCACCTTTGA
- the LOC124895360 gene encoding zinc finger CCCH domain-containing protein 44-like isoform X2: MVVRLSYAIARGVRRHIIQLVLSGMRHFSAPKLNGTAVQVDFDDKSSWEYLFKVYWMYLKEKLSLTQNELIQAKSPWKGSDSVHAKRQRVSHPVAFDGKGIVKSFDHLELKKPKQLLEPPCKAPPITEIQTIAEAEILNGTGCSPQLEQTQPIELDLRRKDSLKKEEASTAVGPSLNGRMEWASKELLEFVAHMKNGDTSALSHFEVQALLLEYIKRNNLRDTHQKSQIICDSRLQSLFGKHRAGHIEMLKLLEFHFLIKEDSQSSTFIPAGIVGNVTSHVEDGVNNDTSFLMNKTKKRKSRRHPEKNFVQVNLDEYAAIDAHNINLIYLRRDLMESLIEDMEKFQSRVIGSVVRIRISGNNQKQDMYRLVHVVGTSKAFVPYKIGDKAADVLLKVLNLNKKEIVPIDSISNQDFSEDECRRLRQIIKCGLVKRLTIGEIQKKAMELRAVKLKDSLEEEIQRLNNLRERASEKGRKKELRECVEKLELLKTPEEHQRRLLAIPEVHADPKMDPNYETDEDAGESDDKKQVEHGGPKYARFSRREDKHMSSWKKDKEGSIMVLSKVSEKREAHGNIMKKLGNQGTECQVVDRSASETSITSLSTVNSTSTKNSDTDKLWHYRDPSGKIQGPFSVTQLKKWNTSGLFPLDMRIWTNDEHDDSVLLTNALKGLFHKAPQVHGEISHQSKKLGAASVNSSVGWCATATGIGRECGGREVPWHLRIRNNHSNGNTETAKMDGLSSSSPQCLDLNNSYSDKPHASSPEPSSSHGNVHRAPLHGKKCPKTVDFHYSTGHMVRDSSGSPISQISDGFSHSMQSHRQRHLGQSSGQNWGSSNSNRTSVKVKSGSSFASVTKSIDSFEQGITTYPDLPSPTPKTSYDDVEAQAAEELLSLSSIVPVCASNIQDLPSPKPELEDEAPVGQAAANKDSLTSSFPVQDSGPVPVCASNIQDLPSPTPELEDEAPVGQAASNKDSLTSSFLVQDSGPVPVCASNIQDLPSAKPELEDEAPVRQAASNKDSSTSSFPVQDSGPSWSSASSLVIDGPQLPELASGLGGYSPAAKPSVDSDLFSDSALKPAEAVGDHVDTPTSDANQLNHNSSCHQISNFSDWRALFGEPIEFSILDEESVSDLLAEVDAMESQTQSGMGSPTSAMRCGEETISVFKSDFFSFLEELSPTLDPAKNDALSSTEDMQLPCQSSLTDELAGASQAEAFDPLKRSSRTSSSCNERETKSADVCFSQGEAGSNVPTPSTTRKTEVSVISYSTGLEAITTDYCAAPANMICSRLVQGFTDVNQGSSMVTACGRSNVNTSPFTGNPLPESQCIYSGERSGGPGDGVIPVGDLGFGRDGSSWCRQTFGGRAYSGPPPNGQRVCKFYESGHCKKGASCDYFHL, from the exons ATGGTGGTTCGCTTGTCCTATGCGATCGCAA GGGGTGTCCGAAGGCATATCATCCAGCTTGTATTAAGCGGGATGAGGCATTTTTCCGCTCCAAAGCTAAATGGAACTGCG GTTCAAGTAGATTTTGATGACAAGAGTAGCTGGGAGTATCTCTTCAAGGTATATTGGATgtacttaaaagaaaaattatcattAACACAAAATGAACTTATTCAAGCTAAAAGTCCCTGGAAAGGATCAGATTCAGTACATGCTAAGCGACAGCGGGTATCTCATCCTGTTGCATTTGATGGCAAAGGTATTGTGAAGTCTTTTGACCATTTGGAGCTGAAAAAACCCAAACAATTGCTGGAGCCACCTTGCAAGGCTCCTCCAATCACTGAAATCCAAACAATTGCTGAGGCTGAAATTTTAAATGGTACTGGTTGTTCTCCACAGTTGGAGCAAACACAGCCCATAGAGCTAGATTTACGGAGGAAAGATTCTTTAAAGAAAGAAGAAGCAAGTACTGCTGTGGGGCCATCATTGAATGGACGCATGGAATGGGCATCCAAAGAGCTTTTGGAGTTTGTTGCACACATGAAGAATGGTGATACTTCTGCTTTATCACATTTTGAGGTCCAGGCTTTATTACTAGAGTACATAAAGAGAAACAATCTTCGAGATACTCATCAGAAAAGTCAAATAATTTGTGATTCGAGGCTCCAAAGTCTTTTCGGAAAACATCGTGCTGGCCACATAGAAATGCTAAAGCTTCTTGAGTTTCACTTTCTGATAAAGGAGGATTCACAGAGTAGTACATTTATACCAGCTGGAATTGTTGGAAATGTTACTAGTCATGTGGAGGATGGCGTTAACAATGATACCTCATTCTTGATGAATAAAACTAAGAAACGTAAATCACGGAGACACCCCGAAAAAAATTTCGTGCAGGTCAATCTAGATGAGTATGCAGCAATTGATGCTCATAACATCAATCTCATATATTTGCGCCGTGATTTGATGGAGAGTCTTATTGAAGATATGGAGAAGTTCCAAAGCAGAGTTATTGGTTCAGTTGTCCGGATAAGAATATCTGGTAACAATCAGAAGCAGGATATGTACAGGCTTGTCCATGTCGTAG GTACAAGCAAGGCATTTGTTCCATATAAGATTGGGGATAAGGCTGCTGATGTACTGCTTAAAGTATTAAACTTAAACAAGAAAGAGATTGTTCCTATTGATTCTATTTCAAATCAAGATTTCTCTGAG GATGAATGCAGAAGATTACGTCAGATCATAAAATGTGGGCTTGTAAAGCGGTTGACAATA ggTGAGATACAGAAGAAAGCAATGGAACTCCGTGCTGTAAAACTCAAAGAT TCTCTGGAAGAGGAGATACAACGACTCAACAATCTTCGTGAAAGAGCAAGTGAAAAAGGGCGCAAGAAAGA GCTCAGAGAATGTGTAGAGAAGCTAGAGCTTCTGAAGACGCCTGAAGAACATCAGCGGAGGCTACTTGCAATTCCAGAAGTGCATGCTGATCCAAAGATGGATCCTAATTATGAAACAGACGAAGATGCTGGAGAATCGGACGACAAAAAACAAG TTGAACATGGGGGGCCAAAATACGCTAGATTTAGTAGAAGGGAAGACAAGCATATGTCTTCATGGAAGAAAG ATAAAGAGGGATCTATCATGGTTCTATCTAAAGTGAGTGAAAAAAGAGAGGCTCATGGAAATATTATGAAGAAGCTAGGGAATCAAGGTACTGAATGTCAGGTTGTGGATAGGTCTGCATCTGAAACTTCAATTACAAGCTTATCTACAGTGAACTCAACATCCACTAAAAATAGTGATACAGACAAGCTTTGGCATTACCGTGACCCTAGTGGTAAAATACAAGGACCATTTTCAGTGACACAGTTGAAGAAATGGAATACGTCGGGGCTTTTCCCACTTGATATGAGGATATGGACAAATGATGAGCATGACGACTCAGTACTTTTAACTAATGCACTAAAAGGGCTGTTCCATAAAGCCCCTCAGGTGCATGGTGAGATTTCACACCAGTCTAAGAAGCTTGGTGCTGCTTCTGTTAACAGTAGCGTTGGGTGGTGTGCAACTGCAACTGGAATAGGGAGAGAATGTGGAGGGAGGGAGGTACCTTGGCACCTCCGTATCAGAAATAACCATTCTAATGGTAACACTGAGACTGCGAAAATGGATGGGTTGTCCTCGTCTTCTCCACAATGTTTGGACTTGAATAATTCTTATTCTGACAAACCCCATGCATCCAGCCCAGAACCTTCATCCAGTCATGGAAATGTGCACAGAGCTCCTCTGCATGGGAAAAAATGCCCTAAAACTGTTGATTTTCACTACAGTACAGGTCATATGGTTCGGGACTCAAGTGGAAGCCCAATATCTCAGATATCTGATGGCTTTAGCCATAGTATGCAATCTCACCGTCAGAGGCATTTAGGGCAGTCTTCCGGACAGAACTGGGGATCCTCAAACAGTAATAGAACTTCAGTTAAAGTAAAATCTGGATCTAGTTTTGCATCAGTAACTAAGTCAATTGATTCATTTGAACAAGGTATCACGACTTATCCAGATCTCCCCAGCCCAACTCCAAAAACTAGCTATGACGATGTTGAAGCTCAGGCTGCTGAAGAGCTACTTTCTTTGAGTTCGATTGTTCCAGTTTGTGCTTCAAATATCCAGGATTTGCCAAGTCCTAAACCAGAATTGGAAGACGAAGCTCCAGTTGGGCAGGCTGCAGCAAACAAAGATTCTTTAACTTCTAGTTTTCCTGTTCAGGATTCAGGCCCTGTTCCAGTTTGTGCTTCAAATATCCAGGATTTGCCCAGTCCTACACCAGAGTTGGAAGACGAAGCTCCTGTTGGGCAGGCTGCATCAAACAAAGATTCTTTAACTTCTAGTTTTCTTGTTCAGGATTCAGGCCCTGTTCCAGTTTGTGCTTCAAATATCCAGGATTTGCCAAGTGCTAAACCAGAATTGGAAGACGAAGCTCCAGTTAGGCAGGCTGCATCAAACAAAGATTCCTCAACTTCTAGTTTTCCTGTTCAGGATTCAGGCCCTAGTTGGAGCAGTGCTTCTAGTCTAGTGATTGATGGCCCCCAACTTCCTGAATTAGCTAGTGGATTGGGTGGATATTCACCAGCTGCAAAACCATCTGTGGACTCTGATCTTTTCTCTGATTCTGCACTGAAACCAGCTGAAGCAGTGGGTGATCATGTCGACACACCTACTTCAGATGCCAACCAACTCAATCATAATTCCTCATGTCATCAAATCTCAAACTTTTCTGATTGGCGAGCACTCTTTGGTGAGCCAATAGAGTTCAGCATTTTAGATGAGGAATCAGTATCAGACCTATTAGCTGAAGTTGATGCAATGGAATCTCAAACTCAAAGTGGTATGGGTTCACCAACCTCAGCCATGAGGTGCGGTGAGGAGACAATATCTGTGTTTAAAAGTGACTTTTTCAGCTTTCTTGAGGAGCTTAGTCCCACACTTGATCCTGCAAAAAATGATGCTCTGAGCTCCACTGAAGATATGCAGTTACCTTGTCAATCCTCTCTGACAGATGAACTAGCGGGGGCATCACAGGCCGAAGCTTTTGATCCTTTAAAGAGGTCTAGCAGGACTTCATCTTCTTGCAATGAGAGAGAAACAAAGTCAGCTGATGTTTGCTTTTCCCAGGGTGAAGCTGGGTCCAATGTACCTACACCCTCTACCACGAGGAAAACTGAAGTTTCAGTCATCAGCTATAGTACAGGTCTGGAAGCTATAACCACCGACTATTGTGCAGCACCTGCAAACATGATTTGCAGTAGACTGGTTCAGGGATTCACAGATGTTAATCAAGGTAGCAGCATGGTGACTGCATGTGGACGTTCAAACGTGAATACCTCCCCTTTCACTGGGAATCCATTGCCTGAAAGCCAGTGTATATACTCAGGAGAGAGGTCTGGTGGTCCAGGAGATGGGGTTATTCCAGTAGGGGACTTGGGATTTGGAAGGGATGGGTCATCGTGGTGCAGACAGACATTTGGTGGCAGGGCATACTCTGGGCCTCCTCCAAATGGACAACGTGTTTGCAAGTTTTATGAGAGTGGGCATTGCAAGAAGGGGGCGTCGTGCGACTATTTTCACCTTTGA